A single region of the Gemmatimonas sp. UBA7669 genome encodes:
- a CDS encoding response regulator transcription factor, which translates to MTRILVIEDNADLAFAVTTALQSEGFDVAVAGTGPDGVDRARQRDADLIILDLMLPGFDGYRVIRELRGEGIEAPILVLTARGEEADKVRGLRLGADDYVTKPFGAMELLARVEALLRRARHSVAASPSARFGDIVVNRPARSVARAGTPVALTPKEYELLVALMDRAGSVVTRGDLLRAVWGYQQDVSTRTVDIHISELRAKLEPVPAKPVHIITVRKVGYRFEV; encoded by the coding sequence GTGACCCGCATCCTGGTCATAGAGGACAACGCGGATCTCGCCTTTGCCGTGACCACCGCGCTGCAGAGTGAAGGATTCGATGTGGCCGTGGCCGGTACCGGCCCCGACGGCGTAGACCGTGCGCGACAACGGGACGCGGATCTCATCATCCTCGATCTCATGCTGCCCGGCTTTGATGGGTATCGCGTGATTCGCGAACTGCGGGGCGAAGGCATTGAGGCGCCCATTCTCGTGCTGACCGCGCGCGGCGAGGAAGCGGACAAAGTTCGCGGACTGCGCCTCGGCGCCGACGATTATGTAACCAAACCATTCGGGGCCATGGAGTTGCTGGCCCGCGTCGAGGCACTGCTGCGTCGTGCACGCCATTCCGTGGCTGCCTCGCCGTCCGCCCGTTTTGGCGATATCGTGGTCAATCGGCCGGCGCGCAGCGTCGCGCGCGCCGGTACTCCCGTGGCACTGACCCCCAAGGAGTACGAGCTGCTGGTGGCCCTGATGGATCGGGCAGGTAGCGTGGTGACCCGCGGGGATCTGTTGCGCGCCGTGTGGGGGTATCAACAGGACGTCAGTACCCGCACGGTGGACATTCACATTTCCGAGCTGCGGGCGAAGCTTGAGCCGGTGCCGGCCAAACCCGTGCATATCATCACGGTGCGCAAGGTGGGGTATCGGTTCG